The Bradysia coprophila strain Holo2 unplaced genomic scaffold, BU_Bcop_v1 contig_732, whole genome shotgun sequence genome has a window encoding:
- the LOC119084126 gene encoding ras-specific guanine nucleotide-releasing factor 2-like produces the protein MLSPKMQRSVRVNDTQLLMLAERAQYDHSMHGLLQKRSSDNHKWQLRWFILYQNLLFYYETETSTRPSGLIFLEGSYCERLIAPNCIGPPGISSPMHKPHKEEKLQHCFSISYRRENQRQYDLKAANESECATWIVAIREASFNKLLLQKEELEQKHVHLLQVVESEKTAKWQYTQQCEELASEIKKLRAEICSLRREYSHRPSVSQTPVGRGSFSAGSANADDNCSLSGFSDQVQDTAELRKIKKVQSFFRGWLCRRRWKQIVEEYIKSPHAESMRKRNSLVFSMVEAEEEYMEQLEVLVSCFYRPFKMAASSKKPPCSHEDVNSIFLNCETVLFLHQIFLKGLTSRLESWPTLVLGDLFDMLLPMLSIYQEYVRNHHYSLQVLTECKVNNAAFAAVLKRLEGKAACQGRCIETFLTYPMHQIPRYIITLHELLAHTPHDHVERKSLTNARQQLEDLSRQMHDEVSETENLRKNLAVERMIVEGCDILLDVNQVFVRQGSLVQVPPGKGRIRSRLTFKSERESVRQCFLFSNNLIIATRTSGGRLHLLPDVGKILLAEATLIEDPSSDSERDDEDAEVLSQRTQGSTFSVNESVVSTSNRDFKIVVDLKSGVRHCIHLVASTVQEKEAWISDISQCMDNIHLHSMLSPGLVGSSGGSIAAHHALKTDPRLFKDDVDIRFSRTLNSCKLPQVRYATPERLLQRLTDLRFLSIDFLNTFLLTYRVFTDSETVLNALKKVFYDPSNDEPCDCEPQTDFLDIPGGDDGQYSPRRTSGASSVSGYCSEGPDRDRSLSQDSTSLKPKGKRILTNQSTEEGLSWIPEMCGPTIIKESEDCDINEALSHDVVTSIEITTTTSQSDNLLSIPATTIATSNSLDTLTESTLSGPSSPSNLSSVTLVGSTGSGSFERTESITTELSSTTSTTTTATTTISATSESKQYKFGTAPTAPLPERIRPKVTASKESDSSKIVITPSLPPTVTTTHYVESTEQTASQELHQKMVEIDEPRPKSRSSSTVSSLQPHKTLLDRRPSAGANIQIPHAALCQHRHSLQLNGDSGLPRGSERSSPRSFHRIQKTPEKTRKHLFGTPQKEPPRRFSESDDDMSSSLYTTPRGSLGGSSLGTMSPRASIQQEPINHCSSKVGVVITSYRQSQRSLDPDALWSSTSTAAAAFAVATSASSNPRDEPPELRSSNRKESVVSSPATMRVLNVLRHWVSKHFQDFEQDVNLRSQAIVFLEDITCSPNLLPSEHRAASQLLRLLVRDDLDCGRQQLEILLSQPLVASKDSIETLSALEIAEQMTYLDHQIFMNIRSEEFLGQSWMKSNKKTRAEHIIQMTKRFNDGSRLVSSEIISRSSISSRVAAIEKWTAVADICRCLHNFNGVLQVCAAFTNAAVFRLKKTWDKVPKTIKHTITKLQAVICSDGRFRAMREALHRCDPPCIPYLGMYLTDLSFIEEGTPDFTQDRLLNFSKMRMVAHVIREIRHFQQTPYKIDHIPRVTAYLLDSSLLLDDEELYGRSLQIEPRSSRLSAPNTQLV, from the exons ATGTTGAGCCCGAAAATGCAACGTTCGGTTCGTGTAAACGACACACAACTTCTTATGCTAGCAGAACGAGCGCAATATGATCATTCAAtg caTGGACTACTTCAGAAACGGTCGTCCGACAATCACAAATGGCAACTTAGATGGTTTATTCTCTATCAG AATTTACTCTTTTACTACGAAACAGAAACGTCGACTAGACCTTCTGGCCTAATATTTTTAGAAGGAAGCTACTGTGAACGTTTAATTGCACCCAATTGTATAGGTCCTCCTGGTATATCGAGTCCTATGCATAAACCACACAAAGAAGAGAAACTTCAG CATTGTTTCTCGATATCATATCGACGTGAAAACCAAAGGCAATACGACTTGAAAGCGGCAAATGAATCAGAGTGTGCTACATGGATTGTGGCAATACGTGAAGCAAG TTTCAATAAGCTGCTGTTACAAAAAGAAGAACTCGAACAGAAGCACGTGCACTTGCTCCAAGTGGTCGAAAGTGAGAAGACTGCTAAGTGGCAGTACACCCAACAGTGCGAAGAATTGGCATCCGAAATTAAGAAGCTGCGCGCTGAG ATTTGTTCATTGCGTCGAGAATATTCACATCGTCCATCGGTATCTCAAACACCTGTCGGTCGAGGTAGCTTCAGTGCGGGCTCAGCAAACGCAGATGATAATTGCTCGTTAAGTGGCTTTTCCGATCAGGTGCAAGACACCGCCGAATTGAGAAAGATCAAAAAAGTCCAAAGCTTCTTCCGTGGCTGGTTGTGCCGACGACGTTGGAAGCAGATCGTTGAGGAATACATCAAATCACCGCACGCTGAAAGTATGCGCAAGCGAAACAGTTTGGTATTTAGCATGGTCGAAGCGGAAGAAGAGTATATGGAACAATTGGAAGTGTTGGTCAGTTGTTTCTATCGGCCATTTAAAATGGCGGCCAGCTCGAAGAAGCCACCATGTTCGCATGAAGACGTTAACTCAATATTCCTTAACTGCGAAACGGTGCTATTTCTTCATCAAATATTCCTCAAAGGTCTCACCTCACGCTTAGAATCTTGGCCAACGCTGGTTCTAGGTGACCTATTCGATATGTTGCTGCCGATGTTGAGTATATACCAGGAATATGTGCGAAATCATCACTACAGTCTACAAGTTCTAACCGAATGTAAAGTAAATAATGCAGCTTTTGCAGCCGTTCTGAAACGACTGGAAGGAAAAGCGGCCTGTCAAGGTCGATGTATCGAAACCTTTTTGACGTATCCAATGCATCAGATACCAAGGTACATTATAACGTTACACGAGCTATTAGCACATACTCCACACGACCATGTCGAACGGAAGAGTCTAACCAATGCCAGGCAGCAATTGGAAGATCTATCACGTCAGATGCACGACGAGGTATCGGAAACGGAAAATTTGCGGAAAAATTTGGCGGTTGAGAGGATGATTGTTGAAGGCTGTGACATACTGCTGGATGTGAACCAAGTGTTTGTGCGGCAAG GAAGTCTGGTTCAAGTACCGCCTGGTAAGGGACGAATACGAAGTCGTTTAACATTTAAGAGCGAGAGGGAATCGGTACGACAATGTTTTCTCTTTTCGAACAATTTGATCATTGCTACAAG GACTTCGGGTGGGAGATTGCATCTATTGCCGGACGTTGGGAAGATTCTTCTCGCTGAGGCCACTCTAATCGAAGATCCGAGTAGTGATTCCGAGAGAGACGATGAGG ACGCCGAAGTATTGTCGCAACGCACCCAAGGCAGTACATTCAGTGTGAACGAATCGGTTGTCAGCACCAGCAATCGTGACTTCAAAATTGTGGTCGATCTGAAATCGGGTGTACGTCACTGCATCCATTTGGTGGCGTCGACCGTACAGGAAAAGGAGGCATGGATCAGCGACATATCCCAATGCATGGACAATATTCATTTGCATTCGATGCTGTCGCCGGGACTAGTTGGCTCGTCCGGGG GTTCCATAGCTGCCCACCATGCTTTAAAAACTGATCCTCGATTATTTAAAGATGATGTTGACATACGCTTCTCAAGGACTTTAAATTCTTGTAAACTTCCTCAAGTTCGCTATGCTACACCTGAGAGATTGTTACAACGCTTAACAG ATCTTCGGTTTCTATCTATTGACTTTCTGAACACTTTTCTGCTTACGTACCGTGTATTCACCGATAGCGAAACAGTTTTAAATGCACTCAAAAAGGTGTTCTACGATCCATCCAACGATGAACCATGCGACTGTGAACCGCAAACCGATTTTCTTGATATACCCGGAGGTGATGATGGCCAATATTCACCACGTCGAACATCGGGTGCTAGTTCCGTTTCCG GATATTGCTCGGAGGGACCCGATCGAGACCGTTCGCTCAGTCAAGATTCCACTTCGTTAAAGCCAAAGGGAAAACGCATTCTAACCAATCAGTCAACGGAAGAAGGGCTATCCTGGATACCGGAAATGTGCGGTCCAACGATAATCAAAGAATCGGAAGACTGTGACATCAATGAGGCCCTATCGCATGATGTGGTAACTTCAATTGAAATTACTACGACCACCTCGCAATCGGACAATTTATTGTCCATTCCGGCGACAACCATTGCAACGTCTAACAGTTTGGACACGTTGACAGAGAGTACTCTCAGTGGGCCGTCATCACCATCAAATCTGAGTTCAGTGACTCTCGTCGGTTCGACGGGATCGGGAAGCTTCGAAAGAACAGAGTCGATAACAACTGAATTATCATCAACAACTTCGACAACAACGACTGCTACCACAACCATATCAGCGACAAGCGAATCCAAACAATATAAATTTGGCACAGCTCCCACAGCTCCGTTGCCCGAACGAATTCGACCGAAAGTAACTGCATCAAAGGAATCGgattcatcgaaaattgtaataacCCCGTCACTTCCGCCAACCGTCACAACGACACACTATGTAGAAAGTACAGAACAGACAGCCAGTCAAGAATTGCATCAGAAAATGGTCGAAATCGATGAACCAAGGCCAAAGAGTAGATCGTCATCGACTGTGTCATCTTTACAGCCTCACAAAACATTGTTGGACCGCAGACCGAGTGCTGGAGCTAATATTCAAATACCTCATGCTGCTCTGTGTCAACACCGGCACAGTCTGCAACTAAATGGGGACTCTGGTTTGCCTCGC GGGAGTGAACGTTCTAGTCCACGATCATTTCATCGGATTCAGAAAACACCCGAAAAAACACGCAAACATCTGTTTGGAACTCCTCAAAAAGAGCCACCCAG AAGGTTCTCCGAAAGCGATGATGATATGTCGTCCTCATTATACACTACCCCAAGGGGTTCTTTAGGTGGATCGTCGCTCGGAACCATGTCACCAAGAGCATCTATTCAACAGGAACCGATCAATCACTGTAGCAGTAAGGTGGGCGTAGTTATAACATCGTACAGGCAGTCCCAACGCag TTTGGATCCTGATGCGTTGTG GAGTAGTACGTCAACTGCTGCAGCTGCATTTGCAGTGGCGACATCTGCATCAAGCAATCCACGCGACGAGCCCCCTGAGTTACGATCGTCCAATCGTAAAGAATCTGTGGTTAGTTCACCAGCCACCATGCGGGTGCTAAATGTGTTAAG GCATTGGGTGTCCAAACATTTTCAGGATTTCGAACAAGATGTTAATCTGCGTTCTCAGGCCATTGTATTTTTGGAGGACATCACATGCAGTCCGAACTTGTTACCGTCCGAACATCGTGCTGCCTCACAGTTATTACGGTTGTTAGTTCGTGATGATTTAGACTGCGGGCGGCAgcaattggaaattttactaTCACAGCCGTTG GTTGCCAGTAAAGACAGCATCGAAACGTTGTCGGCTCTAGAAATTGCTGAACAGATGACGTATTTGGATCACCAGATTTTTATGAATATTCGAAGCGA agAGTTCCTGGGGCAGTCCTGGATGAAATCGAACAAAAAGACCAGAGCCGAACATATTATCCAAATGACTAAGCGATTCAATGATGGATCAAGACTAGTATCATCGGAAATAATATCAAG AAGTAGCATATCGTCCCGTGTCGCTGCTATTGAAAAATGGACGGCCGTAGCTGACATCTGCCGTTGTCTGCACAATTTCAATGGCGTGTTGCAAGTGTGTGCAGCATTCACGAACGCAGCCGTGTTTCGCTTGAAAAAAACCTGGGACAAAGTTCCGAAAACG